One Dysidea avara chromosome 8, odDysAvar1.4, whole genome shotgun sequence genomic window, tattataaacATTCATAATATGATACAAAATCTCACACAAAAAATAAACAATATCAAGACGAGGCTTTGCTAATGAGGTGATTAGCTACCCCTAAAGCACTGCCCAATACAAACCTCACAAAATTGTCACCTGTGAGGGACCCAATGGCATACATATTGTCTACCTTGGAAACAGCAAACGTGTAAGGGTCAACAGACAAGGGATTCTTTGTAGGATGAATAAACTTCTTTGTAGGGTCGACACCACTGAAGGGGATTTCAGGAGAAATGAAGTTGAGATCAGCATGGCCGCCAATCATGACCAGTGCGATGGAACATTCTAATGTTTGTGGTACTGTCTTGTCAATATTGCTAATTTGACACTTGTTATCTTCGCTGAAACTGTTCACAACATGTTTGCTGTAGCTATGGTAACAACTGTCGGCCATTTTTCCTGACACTAGTCCAAACACATGAGTGTACTCAGGGTATGCTACTGGAGACAATGTAGCAAATGGTGACACTGCATCACCCTCAGATTTGTGGAAGACGTGATAAACTGGTACTCTCTTTTCCAGTAGAACTGTTATAGCATCTGCTGCTGATAATCCTGACCCGATAACAACAACAGGTTTTGACTGACTGGATAACTGCATCAACTCAGTAGTACTAAAATAGTGTTTAACAAATGGCAGGTCCTCGCCTGGCACTCTTAACATATTGGGTTGGTCGTTTGTCCCACATGCAAGTACAACTGTCTTAGCACAAATGTTAAAACATCTGGAATATTTGGAACACCATCCTCTCAGTTTCCATGAGTACTCACTGCGTTGAGAGTTTATATTGTTGAGAGAGGTAGTATCTTTATTACTCTGAGGTTTGCTGGAAAGTGACATAGAGGCATACTCTTTGTAAGGGCAACAGCAACCAGAATCCTCTGAGTTCTTGGAGAGATCAGATTCAATGCTACTGCTGGAGAATACAGAATCGGTGGGGCTGTTTGGAGGTGTTTTATCTGACTCTGGCTTTTCTGGAGATCGTTTTGCTCCAGGAAGTGCAAGGCTAGGTTTTCTCTTTAATCCTATTACAGTTGTACCATTGATTTCCTTAGCAGTAAATGGCTTTAAATCAATTATTGCACCAGCTGACAGAAAATGGTTGTCGAGTTTCATCTCCTCCACATAAGATGAATAATATTGGCTAATGTCTGCTGCTGCAGCACGGATGTTCCGTGAAGAGGATGGCTTGTGTTTAGTCAGCCACTGGTCATAACTCAATATTGGAAGCTCCAGCCATTCACCACGGCTTAAAGTCAGTAGGGAATCCTCCATTTTCCCCCAACAACCGCCAGgcctgcctttaccaagtactacATGTGATATTGACTTGGTCTCATTACGCCGCCACACTAGACTAGATGGCTGCTTATCACCCATATCAACTCCAGGGTGATTTAGGGTATCAAACAACAATGCCACTGGATTACTTGATCTTCCCTCTAGTCCATCAGCCAGGTAGCACAAGTCCTACAGCAATGATTTGTATGACTTCTTGATAACACGTTAATACAATTAGCGTAACCACGCTAGACAAAACAATTATCAGCATTTTTTGTACAAATTCAGCTGACAGGTTTCCTGACTAGCAATTATGTAATGCAGATGAAATCACACTCCTGATAACGCAAAGGGTGATAATCAACACTTTCTGTTAGCAAATGCACACATTATGCAAATACTTGGAGTGCGAATAATAGCACAAATTATTGCACGCAATAATAGCTGCAAATGACACATTCTACTTTCTTGGTATCTAACGATTAAGTACGCACCTGTTCCACTAGCGATTTGTCGATATTTTCCATCAATTTTCGGCTTAACAACTCGTCTGGATGGCTCCCGCTAAAGTAGGGCCAATTCCCGGACAACAGCAAGGACAGCATCATTGCTGACGGTCCATTTCCTAAAATAGTGGAGTAGATAAAACAGGTCACCGATAAAACACTGCGCATTTAACACCGCAACCAGCACGTAAGTGTTGGTTGCCGGTGAGTGAATGCAGTAACTTTGCACACTTACCGATCACCACTACATCAACGTTACAGCACCCTTCCATTCACTTAGTGAAATAGTAGAGAACTACAAGAATTGATGAGTGGATGCCCATAAATAGCCGCTTACTTCCGCGAATAGTCAATTGATTTTAATAGGCGCGTTATATTAAGGCGCACAAGTTTGGTACAGAGtgtaaaatgggtgtggctgacAATCGAGTGATAGGCGCCGCATAACTGGTCAACAAGAGTTATGTTTCAGCGGAAAGCTCATCGCTCATTTTCCCCGAGTATCCCTTGGTGGGTTCAGGAAGGCCACAGCGCTGCTCGTTCCGCTTCCCTCAAGGCGGCAAAACCTCCTGCTCAATCCTCTTACAAGCTACGAAGTTCTACAGACGAATTTACAGATAGTACAGATTTCTACGACAACTTTGACCAAAACAATGAACAGGGCGGCACAGAGGATGAGCTGCTCACGTGGATAAGACAGGACCCCACCCGCGGTGCAGTGCGGGTCTACCGGCCAGAGGGGACATTTTCTGACTTAGTGAGGTGTACACTAATGACTCCAGCAGGAACTATTATGTCTAAGTGTCTCTCCAAAGAGCTTTACGTTGTGTTCGGTGGTCACTATGTTAAAAAGCTCAATTCTATTGACTATCCACTAAGcatacaaacagattacctcaGAATGGTCGGTTATTCTGATGCAAAGCGTATTCAAGAGGAGGGACATCATCTGGAACTATCCAATTTGATCAAATTTGTAACAGGTAGGTATCTGGCCAGCCATACAATGTCAATGGCATGTGAGTTGTAATGCTATAGGCTTTGAATCTGGCAGTGAACTGGACAACAAAGTCTACTTGAAAGAAAATTTAAAGGTCAAAGAAGGGGGCTTTCTTGGTGGGTACTCAAAGAGACTTTGCATTCTTTGCTGTACCAGGCTTTATGTTTACAAGTTCACTATTGGAGGAGCCCCGCAGAGTAAACCACATATTTCTGTCACACTATCTGAAATCACTGTTGCAAACCATAGTAGCCACAGCCATCGTTACTGTCTACGACTCAGACCTGTAATGGATAGGGAGCCTGAAATAGTGTTGGCTTTTAGCACACTTATTCGACAAAACCAGTGGACTGAACGAATCAAAAAGGTAAACACATGTGCGTTGATGTAATTTATTACATTTGAATGTCTTGCATACAGCTATCTGCACGGCCATTTAAAACAGTTCATCTGAATGCCTGTGGTCTTGAAGAAATCCCACAGTATCTGTTGCTAGATCCAACTATACACACTCTGCATCTGACGAAGAATTATCTGGTTGACAAGTCAACAAGTTTGGAGCCAAGTCATCATAGTTGGCTCAACAATATGCAGACATTCACCTACTTAACCTGTCTGTCTCTGCGAGATAACAAACTGGAGAGTTTTCCAACTGCCATTTGCCAGCTGAAGTCACTTACAGAACTGAATTTGAGTTGTAACAGCATCAAGGAAGTTCCCAGTGACATCGGACATTTACAAAGGCAAGTTGATCTGTCCTACTAAACATTCAATTCCAAATTACTTTAAAGTGATGAATCTGCAATGACAAGTATAttacgtacgtatgtataatCAATATTTTACTACTTTAGCTTACTGGTCCTACAGATGCAGTCCAATCTGCTCACTAATCTTCCCTATCACATGCGACACTTGCACGTTCTGATAACTCTGTCTGTTTCCTTCAACCGGCTGACAGAGATTCCACATGTAGTTAAGGAATTGCGACTGCTCAAGACACTGCTTGCTGCAGGGAACATGATCACGTATGTATACTTCTTAAGATAGACCTGTTTATACTGTTTTGAACACAGTGAGATACCTGAAGACATGCACAAGATGAATACGTTGGAGGAACTTGATGTACGTCTCAATAACATCAGTGTTTCCCTTCCTCACACTTTGCAAGGCTTGAAGAATCTTAGGCTACTACGACTGAATGGGAATGTTTTGTCTGCTATCAATACATCATCTGTCCCAAGTGTTGAAAAACTTGATTGCTCCTCTAACAGACTGGATGTACTGTcattagggagttcagctagcaCATTGGTGCTAGCAaaatataacagtcagttactctatTCAGATTTATATTGTTCTAATAGTGTATATGTACACAGATATCtcacaaatatttattgaaGGACAGCCCATCACAAAGAAGTTGACCACATTGGATTTATCAAGGTAATCAATTATGGTTTATTTTACAAACAACAATTTCAATGCTATAGGAACAAGTTGTGGGAAATTCCTGAGGAGATATGTCGCTTTCCTAACTTGTACCATCTAGATCTCAGCTACAATGAGCTATCCACCTTACCTGATAAGTTAGATtatgatgtttaatgcttgttTGTATATACAAATTCATTGTAGGATTTTCAACTGCAAGAGTCTTCAATTCTTGTCAGTCTCCCACAACCAACTCACAGCTCTACCTACTGCACGGGCAGCATTTAATCTAGAACAATTCTCTGCTCACTGTAACAAACTGACCAAACTCCCACTATCATTTGTGTCTCATGCTAACAAGTAAGATAAGCCACCAAATATCACAATACTTAACTATGTGATACTTTTCACTACAGGTTACAAGTGTTGAACGTCAGTTGTAATCAGCTGGAACAGCTTCCTGCACTTCCTCCACTGCTAACAGAACTCTATGCATCTGGTAATCTTTTGACACAAGTTGACTTTATCAGCCAGtaagctgctgctgctactggtATAAGAATGATACATTCTTCCTGTTAGCTGTTCAAATCTCAAAGTAATACATCTTTCGTACAACAGAATATCTTCTATTTCTGCAAAGTAAATCATCTTTTGCCATTACACGTATCCATTTTTGTTGTTGTCTTTTGTAGTTTTTTCATATCCTTCAAATACCTGGATGTGTTGGGGTTAGCTGGAAACAATCTTGCTAGCTTTCCAGTGTCTGTTGGTGCCTGTCAAAAGTTGCAATCTCTTTTCTTAAATGGAAACAATCTAACAGAATTACCTACACTGACTAGAAACCGTATTCTTTCAGTAAGACTCATCCTTCTGCTAACACATTAACTTATGTTATTGCAATTTTACAGACAGTGGACGTTTCCCATAATCAAATAAGGAATGTGGAGGTAGTTATGGTTacgtgtaatttgtttgtaaagcAAATTCATTTGTCTCTCCTTATTTAGCAAACATGGGTTCCTAAGAAGCTCATTAATCTAGATGTGTCCGGCAATGTAGCATTGTCATCAAGCATGGGAGCCCTCAGCAAGAACTTAAGCAATGTCAGCCACATTGTTTTTGAGGGCAAAGCTGTAAGAACTAAATCTACTCGAGTTATTACAGGTGGTGTACCTGCACATGGCAGATGGATCTTTGGATCTGCACATGTTCCAAGTAAAATAAGAAGACATGCAtgctaaaaataaattattgtgTATTTGCTTTTAGGTGCTGGCACTCTGGTTAAGTGCACTGAACAGGTTAAGGAAACTTCTCTTAGTGGTGGACAGGATGGTTTGCTGGCTATTATTGATGGCAATGAATCACCAGATGTGCCACATATCCTACATAGTTTACTGAGCCCTACATTGTCTGATGAACTGAAACAGTCACCACACGAAGAGAATGGGATGCTCTACTTAGACCACACATTCCTAACCCTGCACAGGTATAGCTccaaccagaggaggttggtcacgtgTCATAATCCTATGACGTGAATTATGCAACCAagcattgttctatgtgttaaGGCTTGTTTAGAAGCTAGAAAAGCAGCGCATTGTACTGAGAAGGCTTATAACATCACCGGGACGCTCTGGTACGGATATACAATCTGTCCTTTAGAATATTAAGAGGTGTGAAGGTTGAATTAGTTTCACCTtcctttgagatcacgagatgaatgatgacgcgtgaccaacctcctctgagctCCAACCATATTGTGCACATTAAAGTTTTGATTGTGAGTATGGTGGGCTATACCAAGACGTACCTCAGTGTCTTTCTATTTGTAACTTTTAACTGCATAAAAAGCTACTACCAGTCTCTATCATATAAATATTATACTTCTGAGACTCCCAACGGCCAGCGTACATgctaattaaaacccacaattaaatataTTTGAGTGTTGTATAAAACTAGCTGTGCATATATGAGTGTCAGTATATTATCAATATTTCTTTAACACAACAACTTTCCTTTGATTGTtgtctatatatataatatagctacacaccaATATCTGTTAAATGTATAAATCTTCCTTCCAATATTCAGCATTTCAAGGGAACTGCATCGAATGCATTCTAAGATCCTGTCTAGCTACTACCATTGTATTCGAGTGCACATATATAAGTGTGTACAGTGCAGAACTCCTGTACAGGCTGTATAAAATAGTACAACAGGAGGGTAGCTGGAAACCCTGGCCCATCAACAATTGGAGATACTCTAGTCACCAAATATACAGCactaaatgtgacccagtctgagaaaaccgggcttatcacctatttaaaagtatcaagaaatgccggttttaagtatttagtgtgttgtagctcgccaatggttgaagctatgtgtaccaaattttcacacgttttatccCAATtctttaccttccagagcatccactgtgcaagtagccaacaactaagtttcccgccattttagatagtttttaaaccgaggttgactgtatcaggtgagctgcaaattgggtgggaggcgggggccctggaaggtgggaaagatggtgttcaaaaattgaaagggaaggccaagggatcaattaggccaagttttgggccatttaggtctcaaaactggctaaaatgaaaggaaattcacggCAGAGGTGCTTATTCAAtgccacagagctgtacagccacttACAGTCAtgcccaggctgaccagagctccattaaggccccacaccacacatacagaTCGTCACTGGGCttgagaaaagcagccagcaaaaccagaccactcaagtctagctgattttgattgtggaattagatagtttattcatgtagctttgtgtcctgggtgaaaaattgaatctgctgacatgggcgataagacctattttctcagactgggtcacaaatattcAGTAACAGtatagtcttgtgcccagaccccacccactgcattgagtagggtctggtgaacaaaCGCTAGAGTTTTGGGCCCTacgccatttttcttttctgaccaatcagacactttaattcagctacaatgtgATTTGGTAGGCTAGAACAACAAAGATGACCAACCAGAACCATGGATACAAATGCATAAATAATATGGCGGCGGGCCCAAAAACGTAGTGTAAGTCATCAGACCCTACTCAATAcatgggtggggtctgggcacgagattAGTAACAGTATAGCTATTctaataaactgctgaaatcagcTGCACCAATTTCAGAGGATCAAAAATTCCCTGGGTGAAATACATTTAGTTGGACAATAGTCACTTGGTTAGTCAAGGGCTTACCATAAGTATCAAAtgtcgagataccctaatagagcagtcatctctTTTCCAACAGTCGAATCAACCcatgctgaaatcactctcagattccatCTCATAGGGTCTAATATTTCCTGGGGtattcccccagaccccttaGGTTGGTATGCTTTGCATAGTGTGCTTTGTACATTTAATTGTGTCCCTATAGCTAGTATATAGTGTCATTTCATTTTGGACCTTCCCCCCCTTttcaaaagtctggatctgcccctgcagcTAGCTTGTATAATTATGGTACAGCTATTAAATTAAGGCTATAACTTGGAAATATGATTCTTGTGAATGAGCTCACTTAGTTTTGTAATGACTAAACTACATTTTGAGAGAAAAGGAATGATGTTAAAAACAAGCTGCATAAAATTACAAAGCTTATAAAACTTTTGTCatatttaaaataattatacattttAGGCAACTTGGAAATATTGGACACCAGATGGGTGCGTCAGTGCTACTGTGCCACCTTGTCGCTGCTGATGACAATCATGACATCTTACACATTGCAAACACAGGCCTTAATGAAGCCATACTGTGTAGAAGTGgtgaagccatacagatgaCATCTCCTCATGTTGCTGACAAAAATAAAGATGAACGTAAACGTGTTGTGGAGTTGAAGGGTTTTGTTACTAAAGTATGTAGATGTCTTTGTAGCTGTTGCAATCATTTGTGTCCTTGTAGGATGGAATGGTTAATGCTGTTTGTAAGTCTTCACGTTTGATCGGCTGCTACCATCATCACCCTCATGTTATCCCCCTACCCTCCACCACCTCACTTCAGCTGACCGAAGATGATGAGTTTCTTGTGATAGCAAACACACCATTCTGGGCTTGCATTTCTCACAAGGAAGCAGTTACTCAGGTACGAAACATTGCTGATTCCAAAATAGCTGCCAGCAAGTTAAGAGACTTAGCCCTGGCCCATGGTAGCAAGGAAGAAATTAGCATAATTGTTGTCCGTTTTTTGAACAGTCATTTTGTTCcacaatacagaaaaatagCCACTTCCGGACACTCTGATGTTAGAACTTCTCGTCCAATAACCATCCATGGAGAATCTGGTCTTCATTACTCCACTGCTTCTTTAGGAAGGATTAAGCATCGTGAGCCTCTTGATGCAGAGAACCCTTTACAAAAGCGTACCAAGTCAATTTACTCTGTCACTACTCAACCACAGCCACACCAACCTAAAGTGATAGCT contains:
- the LOC136262825 gene encoding oxidative stress-induced growth inhibitor 1-like; the protein is MEGCCNVDVVVIGNGPSAMMLSLLLSGNWPYFSGSHPDELLSRKLMENIDKSLVEQDLCYLADGLEGRSSNPVALLFDTLNHPGVDMGDKQPSSLVWRRNETKSISHVVLGKGRPGGCWGKMEDSLLTLSRGEWLELPILSYDQWLTKHKPSSSRNIRAAAADISQYYSSYVEEMKLDNHFLSAGAIIDLKPFTAKEINGTTVIGLKRKPSLALPGAKRSPEKPESDKTPPNSPTDSVFSSSSIESDLSKNSEDSGCCCPYKEYASMSLSSKPQSNKDTTSLNNINSQRSEYSWKLRGWCSKYSRCFNICAKTVVLACGTNDQPNMLRVPGEDLPFVKHYFSTTELMQLSSQSKPVVVIGSGLSAADAITVLLEKRVPVYHVFHKSEGDAVSPFATLSPVAYPEYTHVFGLVSGKMADSCYHSYSKHVVNSFSEDNKCQISNIDKTVPQTLECSIALVMIGGHADLNFISPEIPFSGVDPTKKFIHPTKNPLSVDPYTFAVSKVDNMYAIGSLTGDNFVRFVLGSALGVANHLISKASS
- the LOC136262801 gene encoding PH domain leucine-rich repeat-containing protein phosphatase 2-like, yielding MFQRKAHRSFSPSIPWWVQEGHSAARSASLKAAKPPAQSSYKLRSSTDEFTDSTDFYDNFDQNNEQGGTEDELLTWIRQDPTRGAVRVYRPEGTFSDLVRCTLMTPAGTIMSKCLSKELYVVFGGHYVKKLNSIDYPLSIQTDYLRMVGYSDAKRIQEEGHHLELSNLIKFVTGFESGSELDNKVYLKENLKVKEGGFLGGYSKRLCILCCTRLYVYKFTIGGAPQSKPHISVTLSEITVANHSSHSHRYCLRLRPVMDREPEIVLAFSTLIRQNQWTERIKKLSARPFKTVHLNACGLEEIPQYLLLDPTIHTLHLTKNYLVDKSTSLEPSHHSWLNNMQTFTYLTCLSLRDNKLESFPTAICQLKSLTELNLSCNSIKEVPSDIGHLQSLLVLQMQSNLLTNLPYHMRHLHVLITLSVSFNRLTEIPHVVKELRLLKTLLAAGNMITEIPEDMHKMNTLEELDVRLNNISVSLPHTLQGLKNLRLLRLNGNVLSAINTSSVPSVEKLDCSSNRLDVLSLGSSASTLVLAKYNNISQIFIEGQPITKKLTTLDLSRNKLWEIPEEICRFPNLYHLDLSYNELSTLPDKIFNCKSLQFLSVSHNQLTALPTARAAFNLEQFSAHCNKLTKLPLSFVSHANKLQVLNVSCNQLEQLPALPPLLTELYASGNLLTQVDFISHCSNLKVIHLSYNRISSISANFFISFKYLDVLGLAGNNLASFPVSVGACQKLQSLFLNGNNLTELPTLTRNRILSTVDVSHNQIRNVEQTWVPKKLINLDVSGNVALSSSMGALSKNLSNVSHIVFEGKAVRTKSTRVITGGVPAHGRWIFGSAHVPSAGTLVKCTEQVKETSLSGGQDGLLAIIDGNESPDVPHILHSLLSPTLSDELKQSPHEENGMLYLDHTFLTLHRQLGNIGHQMGASVLLCHLVAADDNHDILHIANTGLNEAILCRSGEAIQMTSPHVADKNKDERKRVVELKGFVTKDGMVNAVCKSSRLIGCYHHHPHVIPLPSTTSLQLTEDDEFLVIANTPFWACISHKEAVTQVRNIADSKIAASKLRDLALAHGSKEEISIIVVRFLNSHFVPQYRKIATSGHSDVRTSRPITIHGESGLHYSTASLGRIKHREPLDAENPLQKRTKSIYSVTTQPQPHQPKVIAPTLGHHDDTGGNENSQVVMRKTVSESSTTQDNERHQKALSASPVPIPTFTNEQSEHKKTHASHTNHIDTSKGSSRETKAVTKKKTELINKAGGWETKDTNKDSHKKASSTLPDQILSTRSNQPVSQPKQQYIRANPTTNTAKGSSEVMRKKTTELTNKIGGWETKDHHKKTSSPRPNKIPSNKNEQVTQPQPKTAHVNSTYPLKDKSVEVDVTKKTKSQPKNEVQQHNTDHVIGHHKKVKSASPDTAPPAVQSQHKPVHTTTTSYDDHLVPTKSPDSHDEQSSFNALRHSSSDSLADYSLLNQSMDATWFESMPPLQLDEGFDTFGLELGMLSDNSNEVTDNVVFGGQKDWEAKIHSNKQPAPSVMDTELEEAKSNFNFDELIAGLNNTWMTTLQSLPNTTSNTTPSTSSVTTARSPLKRDDSILSASLMAQFEQPSVENDEELDNLMSQLNEFVDDPY